The nucleotide sequence gatgtgtgttctcctgttgcaGTAAATGAACGGTTGTATTCTGATTACATTTGGTGGGAAAGAGTTTCTGTAACAATCCTTGTgatgtcgtggtttttcgtgcctcacaagtgaccaggagacgcagaagattcttcaagaagggttaaactttaatttgcaaatcaaaactgagacagtcattgagctagtcgctgattgcccaccgatccccgGACACAGCATTTTTATATCAATcccctggtccagtttcacacgtacTAAACGTACGTCCCATTGACCCAAtcgtgttctaatctacatctcttagctgcctctcgttaacacaccattgtcttctacattcttaagatttcattctcctactaaattgggtacatgtatagcaaatagcaaactcagaacggaccaatgttctaatctacatctctttagctacctctcattaacacaccattgtcttctgcatttttaggatacatgcatagcaattaGTCGTCCTAGGATTATGTGACTTAATTATGTTCgaatctacatctctttagctacttctcattaacacaccattgtcttctacatacttaagatttcattctactaggagaatagcaaatagcaagtttcaaaactgacttcatagttttggttacacagcaaaatttatacttttatactccaatagtgaCATCGGAGCTGAgtacatgtacccaatttagtaggagaatgaaatcttaagaatgtagaagacaatggtgtgttaatgagaggcgaGCTAAGAGATGTAGCttagaacatgattaaatcaatgggtagaaacaatagtggtggacgtacttgtgatacgcaactgtagaccgatcggatatgctaatgcaactaaaccaagagattgctataaaaatgttatgtacaaggatcggtgggcaatcagcgactagctcaatgactgtctcagctttgatttgcaaattaaagtttaactcttcttgaagaatcttctgcgtctcttggTCATTTCTGGGGCAGGAGAAACCACGAAATCTCCTACCCTGAGCTGCGGTCACTGTCAGATGGGTCAgtagatgtagtctctccggctgtctcctaccctgacctgcggtcactgtcagacgggtcagcagatgtggtctctccggctgtctcctaccctgaccagtcactgtcagacgggtcagcagatgtagtctctccggctgtctcctaccctgaccagtcactgtcagacgtgTCAGCAGATGCAGTCTccccggctgtctcctaccctgaccagtcactgtcagacgggtcagcagatgtagtctctccggctgtctcctaccctgaccagtcactgtcagacgggtcagcagatgtagtctctccggctgtctcctaccctgaccagtcactgtcagacgggtcagcagatgtagccTCTCCGgatgtctcctaccctgaccagtcactgtcagacgggtcagcagatgtagtctctccggctgtcccctaccctgaccagtcactgtcagacgggtcagcagatgtagtctctccggctgtctcctaccctgacctgcggtcactgtcagacgggacagcagatgtagtctctccggctatctcctaccctgaccagtcactgtcagacgggtcagcagatgtagtctctccggatgtctcctaccctgacctgcagtcactgtcagacgggtcagcagatgtagtctctccggctgtcccctaccctgaccagtcactgtcagacgggtcagcaggtgtagtctctccggctgtctcctaccctgaccagtcactgtcagacgggtcagcagatatagtctctccggctgtctcctaccctgaccagtcactgtcagacgggacaCTCCAGGCTACTCACACTCTAAGATGGTGCTGCGCTTGTGACAGCTCGTTGCTGCAGCTCCTACGTTTCGCCgtttttttctgtgttctgtgagtcATTCTGGATTACTGTGTGTCAGGAGTGGACAATcccatgtgctggagcttttggaaagcatctgttggataagtcaccggcacccaatgggatgtaccccaggacactgtgggaagtgagggaggagattgctgagcctctggcgatgatctttacatcatcaatgaggacgggagacgTTTCAGACGATTGGAGGGATGCAGATGCTGTTCCCTTttccaagaaagagagtagagatcgCCCAGGAATGTCACagcttacaatgggacattgatcggatgcaaaactgggctgagaagaggcagatgcagttcaacccagagaagtgtgaggtagttcatctggtaggtcaaatatgatggcagaacgtagaatcaatggtaagactctaggcagtgtggaggatcagagggatcttgggatccgggTCCacgggacactcaaagctgctacacaagttgaatttgtggtaaagaaggcacgcGGTgcatgagtttaagagctgagaggtaatgttgcacctatatatgaccctggtcagacctcactctgATTActctgctcatttctggtcgcctcactacaggaaggatgtgaaaaccatagaaagggtgcagaggagatttacaaggatgttgcctggattggggagcatgccttatgagaatcggttgagtgaacctggcttttctccttggagcgacggaggatgagaggtgacctgatggaggtgtacaagataatgagaggcattgatcatgtggatagtcagaggcttttccccagggctgaactggcgaGCACGAATGGAGGTATtctgaaggtgcttggaagtagatacagaggagatgtcagggacctgtgtttttttacgcagagagtggtgagtgcgtggaatgggctaccggcgaccgtggtggaggtggaaacggtagggtcttttcagagactcctggaccgGTACATGGAGCTATGGGCAAGCCTAGGCAGTTCTACGATAAGGACATGTTgggctcagctttgtgggccggagggcctgtgttgtgctgcagATTCTCTTTGGTTCTGTGTTCTGTCATCCACCTGTTGCTGTGAGCTTACTCCCACCGGAATGATGCTGGTGGCATTGTGAGAATCATAATTTTAAATCGCTCTAGTGCCTTCAGTGTAATCCATCCAGTCTTCTGAGCAAGAAATTGCAAAGAATGGGTGTACACAAATCCACTCTCTCCTGGATCACTGCCTTCCTGGCAGACAGACCCCAGTTTGTACCGCTGGGTGTTCTGTGCCTGAGGTGGAGGTGAGTGTCACTGGAGCCccacaagggactgtcctgtctcctttTCTGTACACACTGCACTCCTCAGACTTTCAGTCCAACTCTGAGTCTGGCCAgttgcagaagttctctgatgactctgcggtAGTTGGGTGCATCAGAGATGGGCAGGAGTCGGAGAACAGAGGACTGGTGGACAGGATTGTGGAATAATGAGggaggaatcacctgctcctgaatgtggccgAAACCAGGGAAATGGTGATTGATTTTAGGGGGAAGAGGACAGTGACGAGTCCTGTACACATTCTGGGAGAAGAGGTCACTGTGTTGGAGGACAATTAGTTGGGTGTTCACCTCGGGTAAAGACATGActgaaaaaccaacagaaaggttGTTTTGAAGAAGGGGATGAGTAGACTTTGTCTTCTATGAAGCCGAGATGCTTTAATGTGTGAGGCAGGTTGGTgcagatcttttaccagtctgttgtagcgagtgcagtcttctttgctgctttctgttgggggagcagcatcggtgcAAAATGACAAAATAAACTCATCAGGAGACATGGATCCATTCTTTGATAAACTTACCGATTATGGACAATCTGTCATATCCTCTCCATCACCTACCCGACAGGCAGcagattccccatccctctttctAACAGACTCACTCAACCCCGCCCTCTCAAGCATAGTTACAGAAATTGTTTCTTACCAAATGCAAGAGTTCATCTTTCTGCGATAGGTGAAcacacatcttagttcaataatcCCTGCATTATTATTTTATGcaatattattgcacattggtacagtattactgtgtatattattattttcTACTTTCTTATTAGTAAACTCTGCacactgttaagtgtgtttctaaATGTCGCTGCTGTAACGGAAtgaatttcccactcaggatcaataaaatattattgttctccagccctttatctctctcactcattaacttctcagctctttactcttCCCGTCTCCCGGTTTACCCTATCACTTCATCTCCCCCCACATACTGACTCcctaccttcctttccagtcctgaagaagggtgtggGTCTGAAACGCCTACTGTTCtctcctctccatagttgctttctgcccccctgagttcctccaggtgttgctttggatttccgcgTCTGCAGATTTTTTATCCTGTTTAAACCAATGCGCATGCGTGGGCGGCACAGCCCGTCGTGAACATTGCGCATGCGCTCAGCAGACGCGAGGCTCTCGGGGATCGGACGCAGGTAGGAGCGGGGCCGCGGGTGGGAACTTAATCACCGGCGTCTGAACCGCGATTGAAGAAAAATTACTATAAGCTCCGTCCACACTGGTCCCGCACCTCAGGACAGTCCCAGTCCTTTCcgtctctctcagccccacgatttACCCGAGCCACGGGGAGTTTACGGCGGTTGAGAGCTGGCGGCGCCGCCATTTCTCCGGCGCATGCGCATCGCTGGGTCCTTCGATGGCTGATGGACAGGTTTCTCCGCCGTGGTGTCTTCTGGGTAAGGAGGCAGCCATGGTTGACAGGCCAGCGTTGTCCCCATAGAGATTGTCCCTAACGCAGCGACTTCCAGCCATGCAAATCCGAGGATCAGAACCTCGGAACAAAAATATAGTGTCCAGTTACTCTCAGATAAAGAGTCTACCTCCCAGTCAGTGAGAATGTCAATTACTATTGTATAGCATAAAAAATCCACCGGTCAGCTTTAGTTCTCTCTGGGTAAATAACGATATGAAACACCTTTGTCCTCGATGACAGGTGAATTGtcgctttcacatcacaaaagtgCCACACTCCAATGAGAGTAACTACTGCCCACCCCTTCAtagtcattggcattgccatcgatgggttcatcactgtcactcagctgggggggggggggggatcccagTAATTAGAAAATCTCCAGGATCAGACATGTAGGATCAGACAAGTTCACTTTGTCGTGTTGTGGAACATgaacttgaaataataccaaaggacagagacagactgagccaagtcatAGGTTGATTGAAGGCAGAAGTAGAGCCCTTTCTCATACAGACAGGAATACAATCAGAGATTTTGTTGGTCAGTCAAGATACTTGATCCATGCCTTGTTAGAAGATGGGGAGttcacatagaaacacagaaacataagtCTGCaattcattacaggcccttcggatgACAACCTCATGCCGACAATATAACCAACATCTAGAATCTGCCTAGAGTTTCACTACCAAATATCCCTCTATTATTCCCAGCTCCACGTACCTACtgaacagtctctgaaaagacccttattgtatccaccttttccaccgtcgctggcagtgcattccatgtacctgacactctctgtgtgaaaagagagtgaaaaaaaagcttacctctggtatcccccttgtacctacttccaagcaccttaaaactatgccccctcatgttggctcgttcagccctggggagaaacctctggctatccacacgatcaatgcctctcatcatcttatacaactctctcaggtcccctctcatcttccatcgctccaaagTTTACTCAGCCTACTCctgtaaggcatgctctccaattcaagcaacatccttgtcaaactcctctgcaccctatttaGAGTGttttttcctgtagtgaggtaatcagaattgaacacagtgctaaaaGTAGGGCCTAACGAAGGCCTTTTATATCTGTAGTAGTACCTCACCACTTTTGAATTCAGTcccatggctgatgaaggccttcttaaaaacattgtccagctgcgtagcagctttgcatGAACTATTGACACAGATCCCACGATCTAGCTGCTCCTCgaaactgccaagagtcctatcattaatattgtattctgtcttcaaattggacctaccgaaatgaaccaccaggttgaactccatctgcttccCACAGTCACCTGTGGTATATCTCAACATGAGATGAACTGGGTGATATTCTGATGCCAGAGCTCACATTGAGAgatgatcttatagaaacatgcaaAATTATGATTCAGATAGTTAAGGTAGAgttagaaaagttgtttccactggtagttgAACTAGAGGACATCACTTTAACTTTCGGGGCAtttgggatggagatgaagatTTCCCCCAAGAGTTGGGAATCTATAGATTTCtccgcccaatgaagcagtggaggctacctcagtaaatgcaTTTGAGACGAGGTTGGatagatgtttgcaaagaaggGGAATGAAGGgcgatggggaaaaggcaggttggtgGAGACGGGCCAGATGATGTTctcctgctcctttttcttatgtTCTCACCACAGACCAAAATCTCACCTGAAAAACTGTCCTTCACCTATTGATGTCCTTTCAAATATTTTTACAGGTTTGAAATGGCAGAACACTTGTGCATGGGCTGTCTATTTACGGATATATAAGGATTGGCCAAATATTTTCTTTGCAAGACGGACACATCTATTGTCAATCCTTGGAGATGAAGAATTATCTCATCCCAGCTGGAAATGTGTTTTGTGtctgaaatgaagttttctgTTGTAACTCAGTGTTATCCACTGGAACCGGGagctgagaacacaccagcatttgctcactggagatcagttcttcaactgCATTGATTGTAGAAGGGATTCAAACATCTGACTGTCTGAATTGCCAGATGATTGATCGCAGTGAgatatcattctccttctctcagtgtgtgggaggggattcactcacagcctacccgcagacacgccagtgagttcacagtgaggagaggccattcacctgctctgtgtgagggaggggattcactcacagcctacccacagacacgccagtgagttcacagtggggagaggccattcacctgctctgtgtgagggaggggattcactcacagcctacccacagacacgccagtgagttcacagtggggagaggccgtccacctgctctgtgtgagggaggggattcactcacagcccACCCGCAGACACGCCGGTGAGTTCACAgtgaggagaggccattcacctgctctgtgtgtgggaggggattcactcacagcctacccacagacacgccagtgagttcacagtggggagaggccattcacctgctctgtgtgagggaggggattcactcacagcccacccgcagacacgccagtgagttcacagtgaggagaggccattcacctgctctgtgtgagggaggggattcactcacagcccacccgcagacacgccagtgagttcactgtggggagaggccattcacctgctctgtgtgagggaggggattcactcacagcccacccgcagacacgccagtgagttcactgtggggagaggccattcacctgctctgtgtgagggaggggattcactcacagcccacccacagacacgccagtgagttcacagtggggagaggccattcacctgctctgtgtgagggaggggattcactcacagcccacccgcagacacgccagtgagttcacagtggggagaggccgttcacctgctctgtgtgagggaggggattcactcacagcccacccgcagacacgccagtgagttcactgtggggagaggccattcacctgctctgtgtgagggaggggattcactcacagcccacccacagacacgccagtgagttcacagtggggagaggccgttcacctgctctgtgtgagggaggggattcactcacagcccacccacagacacgccagtgagttcacagtggggagaggccattcacctgctctgtgtgagggaggggattcactcacagcctacccacagacacgccggtgagttcacagtggggagaggccgttcacctgctctgtgtgagggaggggaactacTCAGTCAACcagcctgaagatacatcagcaagttcacaccacaGTGAGATGCTCCACCTGTTCTGACAGCAGGAAGCAATTCATTCTGTCGTCGGTGCTAAATATACATCTGAAAATTCCCCAGTGAGAAGACAGTAACCTGTTTACATGGTGGGAAGGTATTCACACACTAAACCATGCCACAGTGACACCAGCAAGTTCATAACGGGGAGAGGCcaatcacctgctctgtgtgcgaaaggattcactgaatcatctcaactgaatgaacaccagtgagttcacactgaaaAGATGttgttcacctgcttagactgtgggaagggattcactcgttcatccacactacagagacaccagcgagttcacaccggggagaggccattcacttgctctgaatgtgggaagggattcagtgacTCATCCAAACTTGTGAGAcactaccgagttcacactggggagaggccgttcacttgctctgaatgtgggaaaggatttgctCGGTCATATCAACTGActgaacatcagcgagttcacactggggagaaaccgttcagctgctTTCAATGTGGCAAGGGGTTCACCCAATCAACTCAtctgaaagtacatcagcgaattcacactggggagaaaccgttcagctgctctgaatgtgggaagggattcactgattcatcccaccttgtgaagcactgccgaattcacactggggagaagccattcacgtgctgtgaatgtgggaagggattcactgactcatcccaccttgtgaagcactgccgaattcacactggggagaagccattcacatgctctgaatgtgggaagggattcactgactcatcccaccttgtgaagcactgccgaatttacactggggagaagccattcacatgctctgaatgtgggaagggattcactcagtcgtctCATCTGAatgtacatcagcgaattcacactggggagaaaccgttcagctgctCTGAATGTAGGAAGGGATTCGCTGATTCATACTCCCTTGTGAAGCACTGctgaattcacactggggagaagccattcacgtgctgtgaatgtgggaagggattcactgactcatcccaccttgtgaagcactgccgaattcacactggggagaagccgttcacgtgctgtgaatgtgggaaggggttcactgcGTCATCCAACCTGGTGAGGCACTGCcgaactcacactggggagaaaccgttcacctgctcagattgtggaaagggattcactcggtcatcaggCTTCAAAgtccatcagcgagttcacactgggcgaTGCCAGTCACCTGTTCtgattgtgggaatgaattcGCTCAGACATCTCAACTGACTGAACATcaactgctcagagtgtgggaaggcattcacacactgatccacactgcagagacagtggtgggttcacactgtggggagggtggtcacctgctcagactgtgggaaggcattcacacactgatccacactgcagagacagtggtgggttcacactgtggtgagggtggtcacctgctcTGACTGGGATGGGTTTCAATCAGTCATTCATCCTTGTGTCCCCGTACCGAGCTTTGACCCAACGTGAATTGGAGAGATCAGAAGCTTGAGAGGACGCAATTCACTCAGGTTCACCAATGGTGTATTAAAGGCAGTGGTTCAGGGCAGGTTATTTTTGAGCTTTCAACAGTGGCCACTCCACAGTCAGGATGGATTATCAAGGAAACCTTTATTAGCAGGAGCAAGTGGAGCGGTCACtgatggagtggacagagttggagcGGAGACTTTGAGGCTTTAATTCTTTAATTCAGTGGGGAGAGCAGtcagtcagagaaggcaaaatcATGATGGAGGTAGAATTATTTTTGCCCCTTTACATTTTCTTAGTTGAAACAGTGGAGATGACAGGCAGGGTGCTGGAAAGCTgctttgtgggatgtgggaaggccggGGACCCTCCTgtgtccctgataactacacctgtgagaagggcatccagcttcagctccgAACAATCCAAATTACGGAGTtgcagctggaactggatgaactccagatcattcaggaggctgaaggggtgataggtaGGACATTTGAGAGGTATTTGCACCCAAGGTGCACGGcacagggaactgggtgacaGTGAGGAAGAAACTGGACTCTCTGTTTCCCCCTGTGCCCATCCCTCTGAACAACACAGGTATCACTTTAGGTACAGTCGGGGATGGTGGGATGACCTGGCAAAGAAAAGTCACAGCAatagggtctctggcactgagcatggcTCTGAGActgagaagggaagggaggagaagaggcgAGCTGTGTTGATACGTGGCTTGTTAGCTCAGGGAACTGACAGGATGTACTGTAGGTGAGAATGAAATTCCAGGATGGTGTGTTCCCTCCTGCATGCTGGCATCTGGGTCATCTCAGGTTGAGTGCTCAGCATTCCTCAggagggtgaacagtgaaggtcgtggtccatgtgggtaacAATGATATGGTCTGGTAGAGTAACGAGGTTCTGTAAAGGGAGTTGAGGGAGTGAGTTGCTAATTGAAAGGGCAGCTCCTCCAGGCCAGTGATTTCAGGACTGCCATCAGTGTGATGTGGCAGGGAtcagaagattatacagtttaacacgttgCTAAAGAGTTGGTTCAGGAGGGAGgggataagatttttggatcatttgagCTTGTGAGGATTGCTGTGTACAGAGGAGTGAGGAGTGTGAGTAGGGACAGCACATCACTAACGGAATGTGACTGGGCACAcaggtctctctgtctctcacaaacacatcagtggagtgggagggaggggagtgagaaggggaaggggaatgaggaggaTGGAGTTAGGACTCCTTCACAAAGTCTCACACTCACCCAACCCTCCCCCTCTGGAATTGGTCCCATTCCCTCCCCCAGGCTGGGGGTGAGCATTGAGTTACCTTGCCAACAAGAAAAGGAATTGTTCGATAACTTCTGCTTAACACGTTTTGATAAcgaatttacattgaacttgaaCATTGAAATGTACTGTTGGTAAAACATGTACTGATGGGAAATGGTCTCAGTGAAGGTCCGAGAGTGGAAAACGAACCGGTGTTCAGCCCCACTGCTCCGTGCCAGACAAGAGCCCCTAAATGAGTCTGTCCGAATGTCTTTTAtttcccttctcaaccccattccctgccctctccccatgacctttgatgcctttactaatcaagcaccgatcaacctctgctttaaataatgaCTTGGCATCTGTGCCGTcactggcaaaaaattccacaggccCCTCATCTACTTAAATGCATGCTGTCTGGTATCGGGTATTTTGACCCGAATATTTAAAATGGcagctatctactctatctatatctctttTAATCTTATCAAGCCGTATCAGGTCACCCTGAGCCTCCTCCACGTCAGAGaagcagcccaagtttgtccgaaCTCTCCTTACACAGCAGCTCatgtctctaatccagacaacatcctggtgaacctcttcattgctgtcctaaacccAGCGGAGTAATGGGCTTTAAGTAAATAAATGGTGGGTTGTTGATtaataagagtgtcaaaggtgacGGGgcaaaggcagcagaatggggtttagagggataatccAACAGtcgtgatcgaatggtggagaagactcaatggacaGAATGAGTATTTCAGTTCCTATGACTTGTGGTATTGTGGTGAGATGGCGAAGCGGTGGGGAGTAAGGTGAGTGTCAAGTCAAACTTGAGTTGCTAGAAAGCATTGGGACCcagaggcaaaagaaaataatatttatatggtTAAAAGCAAGAACAAGAATTTACTGATAGACCAGACATAACCTACTGCCTGAAACAGTTTGGCGGACCCTGCATCATCACGCCGGCAGTCCGAGAGCAGCGTTGGAATCTGCGGTAAGATGCCGAACTTTAAATAACTTGAGCCCGTTTCATGGAGAAGAGCACCGCTGTCACTGCGTTTGAGGTAACTCCGATACGGGGCCCACCGCGCGCAGGCGCTTCTTGGAGATGACGTGGGGCTTAAGAGCTCGCGAACCTTCGAGAGAGTTCGCCCGGTCGGAGGCCATCCATAACGGTTCAGTAGAGAAACCGAGGTGCAGGTCCGAATTCGTCTTCAAAATCCgagaggcagccagtttttcACCTTCACCTTAACCTTAACCTAATTACAACTTATGACTGATTACTTATGATATTTTTTATGACTTATGACTAAGTACAAACGGAACTATAAAACTGCCGCAGTTGCGAAAAATATAAGGAAAagttgtttggtcattgagtggaatccggTTAAAAACCTTTAGGTAGGCGCATTCAATCTCTTTCAAGTGGGGAGGCTGCACATGTTCAAACAACAGAACAAGAACTCCGACTTGACAGTGAAAAACTGGTTGACAGTGAAAAGGCAAACTCGAGGAAAtccccagatgctggaaatttaagcaacacacacaacgcttctccttatagttgctgccaggcctgctgcgttccaccagcgttttgtgtgtgttgacggTGAAAACACTGCTTTACAGTGAAAATGCTGCTTGACAGTGGCGGAAAAAAACCTTTTTGaccgggaaactggaggaccaggaAACAGAAATCTGGGAGCCTTGAGCTGGAGCAGTAGGAGCAATAACTTGGAATCCTtaaaaaggaagaaaattataTTAAGATAAAACAACATCAAAGCACCATTAAAAAGTTGTACTTGCCCTTTCACCTGTGAACAGCCTGTAGGCGGAATCAAACATGGCTGATCAGGCTATTGGGAAATCAGTTGAACAACTCGAGGTAAAGCGAACGACAGCAAAATGATTACTTTCTCGTCTGGCCAACAGTATTACCAGGGTCGATCAAAACATGTCTGAAGAGGATCTCAGAgtcagtttcaataaactcacaaCAGAAGCCGAGAAAGTCATGGAACCCAATGATGATGTGGAGGCCGGATTC is from Hypanus sabinus isolate sHypSab1 unplaced genomic scaffold, sHypSab1.hap1 scaffold_1962, whole genome shotgun sequence and encodes:
- the LOC132387539 gene encoding gastrula zinc finger protein XlCGF8.2DB-like — encoded protein: MLFTCLDCGKGFTRSSTLQRHQRVHTGERPFTCSECGKGFSDSSKLVRHYRVHTGERPFTCSECGKGFARSYQLTEHQRVHTGEKPFSCFQCGKGFTQSTHLKVHQRIHTGEKPFSCSECGKGFTDSSHLVKHCRIHTGEKPFTCCECGKGFTDSSHLVKHCRIHTGEKPFTCSECGKGFTDSSHLVKHCRIYTGEKPFTCSECGKGFTQSSHLNVHQRIHTGEKPFSCSECRKGFADSYSLVKHC